One window from the genome of Rhizobium sp. Pop5 encodes:
- a CDS encoding LysR family transcriptional regulator, which yields MRRDEFTEMRAFLEVARERSFTRAASKLGVTRSALSHTISALEARLGVRLLSRTTRDVAPTAAGARLVESIQPHFEGIAAEVSAISALRDKPSGHIRVVCPDDAVDLVFRPRLPAFLRDYPDITVELIIDNGFTNIVERQFDAGVRLGEAIARDMVAVRIGPDVSYAVVGSPGYFTGRITPSTPHDLTDHNCVNLRLPSSGALYAWEFEKDGREFSVRVEGQLVMSNIGPAINAALDGAGLSYVPRDLVRQYFDSGQLQEVLADWAPTFQGYHLYYPSRRHPSPAFSAFVEAFRYRHR from the coding sequence ATGCGGCGGGACGAGTTCACCGAAATGCGTGCGTTTCTGGAGGTGGCTCGCGAGCGGAGTTTTACGCGCGCCGCATCGAAACTTGGCGTCACGCGCTCGGCGCTCAGCCACACGATCAGCGCGCTCGAAGCACGGCTCGGCGTCCGCCTTCTTTCCCGCACGACGCGTGATGTGGCGCCGACGGCAGCCGGCGCGCGCCTCGTGGAAAGCATTCAACCTCATTTCGAAGGCATCGCAGCCGAGGTCAGCGCCATCAGCGCACTGCGCGACAAACCCTCGGGCCATATCCGGGTCGTGTGTCCCGACGATGCCGTGGACCTGGTGTTCCGTCCAAGGCTGCCGGCATTTCTGCGTGATTATCCGGATATCACCGTGGAACTTATCATCGACAACGGTTTCACCAATATCGTCGAACGCCAGTTCGATGCCGGCGTACGGCTCGGCGAAGCGATCGCGCGCGACATGGTGGCCGTTCGCATTGGTCCCGACGTCTCCTATGCCGTCGTGGGATCGCCGGGATATTTTACGGGCCGCATCACGCCATCGACCCCGCACGACCTGACGGACCACAATTGCGTCAACCTGCGGCTTCCCAGTTCAGGGGCGCTCTACGCCTGGGAATTCGAAAAGGACGGTCGCGAGTTCAGCGTTCGCGTGGAGGGCCAACTGGTGATGAGCAACATCGGACCGGCGATCAATGCCGCTCTCGATGGTGCGGGTCTATCCTATGTGCCGCGGGATCTCGTTCGGCAATATTTCGACAGCGGTCAACTGCAGGAAGTGCTCGCAGACTGGGCGCCGACGTTCCAAGGGTATCATCTCTATTACCCGAGCCGGCGCCATCCATCTCCTGCCTTCTCCGCCTTCGTCGAAGCCTTCCGCTATCGGCATCGATAG
- a CDS encoding SDR family NAD(P)-dependent oxidoreductase — MGRLNGKIAIVTGASRGIGRATAKLFAAEGAKVAILSRTSEGVERVVAEIVEAGGAALGVICDVGETDRITAAVDQVVAAYGRIDILVNNAFDGSAVSSSVIDLSVEQLQRNFDTGPIAYLSFMQACYPHLRESGEGRIINFGSMAATSGLAGYGPYNMAKEAVRALTRTAAREWGADKITVNNVLPIADTWGAAEKEVPPPANALARFGSPEEDIAPVVLFLASKDSQFITGYSLTPDGGAIIDSAR, encoded by the coding sequence ATGGGTCGACTCAATGGAAAAATTGCCATCGTCACCGGCGCAAGCCGCGGCATTGGCCGCGCCACTGCAAAGCTCTTTGCCGCCGAAGGCGCGAAGGTCGCAATTCTCTCGCGCACATCAGAAGGCGTCGAACGTGTCGTCGCAGAGATCGTCGAAGCGGGCGGCGCAGCACTCGGTGTCATCTGCGACGTCGGAGAGACCGACCGGATCACGGCCGCGGTGGACCAGGTTGTGGCCGCATATGGCCGCATCGACATTCTCGTGAATAATGCTTTCGATGGTTCCGCGGTCTCGTCTTCGGTTATCGACCTCTCGGTCGAGCAGCTGCAACGGAACTTCGACACCGGGCCGATCGCCTATTTGAGCTTCATGCAGGCTTGCTATCCTCATCTAAGGGAAAGCGGAGAAGGCCGGATCATCAACTTCGGCTCGATGGCGGCCACCAGCGGACTGGCCGGTTATGGCCCTTACAACATGGCCAAGGAAGCCGTGCGCGCGCTGACCCGCACGGCGGCACGCGAATGGGGCGCCGACAAGATCACCGTGAACAACGTCCTGCCGATCGCCGATACCTGGGGCGCTGCCGAAAAGGAGGTTCCTCCGCCCGCGAATGCACTCGCTCGTTTCGGCTCGCCGGAAGAGGACATTGCGCCGGTGGTGCTGTTCCTTGCCAGCAAGGATTCGCAGTTCATCACCGGCTACAGCCTTACTCCCGACGGCGGCGCCATCATCGACAGCGCTCGGTAG